Within the Zerene cesonia ecotype Mississippi chromosome 10, Zerene_cesonia_1.1, whole genome shotgun sequence genome, the region GTTATAAACGCAGTATACCGTATAGCATTATGTTAACTGTGGtaacacattatatttattaaatataggcATGTATGAAAACCTGtgaaacagatttttattttaacgtcAATTCTTATTGATAAATGATAACGCAAATCggccatttaataaatagaagttTTAACACTACATCAGCTAAAAGCGTATTTTGAAAATGccttaatttatatgttctATAGCATTTAAGAAGAACAGAAAAATGTATGCTTCTGAACAAacgtttatatttcaatatgttgAAAAGAGAATACTACAATTTGATACAAAAGGAACAATCACAAAGAAAcctgtaaacattttttaactattgtaAACCATTCTATTCCGTGTACCGTGTATGAAGCGTGTACGGGATTACCAGAATACAAGTGGGCGAAATACACAACTTGTCTTTGTTAATTAATCGGATTGGATAATGCATTATGCACAATGCTTGTTAGCTTATAATATCCATTACAGTCCTTGGGATAAGAGCGTGTTCAATCAAatcatcaattattattataaaaaattactaacatataattaatgggtgtattgttatacaatttaaataatatgtatgtaagattctttttttgtaaatgttataagtGCATAACTAGATTATGTTTCTCGAAGCTTGCAGTATTTTGAATGGAAGCAACAGTCTTTTAAAACTGAAGTTTGTTGAATtgcgtaataaaatattgaaacaataaataaaatgaatgtaaaacataaacacaacATTGTAAAGATGTAGTATTTAAGTATCATTCATATCTACATCTatactcataatataaaactgaaaagtttgtttatttaaacgtactaatctcgggaactactgaCCCAAAAAAAATGATTCTTCGTTGGATGGGTACGTGATCcccgagtgctataggctacatttgtatttaattaagtttgaaAACATGCTTTTTATCTACTTTGGGGAATGAATTGGtaagttttaatgaatttaagcTGATAATGTGTATGGAActattattactaatataatgaCTTACATTGTAAGGGGTTTGTTGCTCTCTATCATAATCAAAAATGCTCTAGTGAGTCTAATTATCGCTTTTAACTTCACATAAATCCTAATTTCAagtactaataaattattatctttttaatttacacacatatgataaattgatacaaaaatcTTTCGATTGCTATATGTCGCGGTTTAGTAAACCACACAATCTACgttatagtatactagctgttcgcccagGTCTTGCccgtaatacatatatagcctcaGTGAATGCAAATTCCTttctaatagtaaaataaattttgtaattggtCCAGTAGATGTGTGTTAAAACacaaatgtatttgtattaaaatctttctttcttcataTTTCCTTTTCACGCTTaccttatgaataaataaataaatatttttttttagttttatagcattgaaatgctttataaatatttctgtatgtgaataatatattactgactattcaacacaaaataataatgataaataatagtttttacgAGTCAAAGCGCTTCTTACAGATATCTAGTTGAGTGAATCGATGCCtacatttgaatttgagtttTAGAGGTTTGGAAGTACAGAAGGATGTTAACATAtgtacatgaaataaataagtacagaCAGATGTAAAATACACCTGTCCCTTACcccacattttattataatatggtgtaaattatgttaatgaaCCACGGATAATGAGGATAAACGTCATAACAACCTTTGCTAATTAGCTTAAAAGCTTACATTTAAAAGCTTTGACttattacgtattattataatagtgttCATTTAGATACTCCTGGATCATCAATTTCGAAAATTATACAATCTGTACTCTTCATAGCGTAAACCGGtcgtatataattaaaatgaaagttCAACTAATTATAtactgaaaattttaactaagATTGAAAAAAACGTttgccttttttaatttatactacgGGGACATTTCAGACTGATCTTTGCGTATCTTAAGTCGCAtaattaatgctttttatttttgtaacaatgAAATAGGTTAAGCGCTATCAAACATCAGAGCTCCACATGTGGCTTTAGTTGCAAAATCGATGAACCAATGCGCATTTTTTGGCACAAGTTTCTATTATTGTagtaatattttcatgtacTAAAAGAGCTCTTATAATACCAGTTAGATTCGGGgtttccaattatatatgtaattgacGGGTTACAATATTTATCCATTGTATGTATTACGTTTTGAATAAGTTGAATGACCATTCCatccatataaaattttatttttttttacaatagaaaATTACAGTTCAAAATTTTGTAGAACCCGAAGAGCAGATAGAAAAAGATTCCATGTTTGTAAGGACAAGAGTGCATACCAACATGCGCCCACTTTCAGCCGTATCTTATCGAAgttgtaataacatatttaactgttttgatcaacaaataatataagttttattatttgtttaaaggGAAGGGAAATTTTAGGTTCGTCTGTTagtataatgtttgtttgcaGTCCACGTTATATTTCTTTAGGGATTAAGTCAGTCGAATTCCGAAATATTTACtctaataaatttgataacatGCTTGTTTATATTAGTATGTGTGTACGTAGGTACTTAGATGGAACTTACAAACggataaataatgatttcaaaatcatttcttCTCTATGTTACCTACTCATTCTCATTATCACGCCTCCTAccacaattattaattatggtAGATAAAATCTTACAGCTTACATGttctatgaattaaatatgtcaacgatgttatatattttcaaatgttttatacgTAGATTtaagtaggtaataaaaacatttaatttaatttatctatcttCCGGGTTAAGTACACAGACGTAAGCAGATGAAAGGTgttattggtttatttttaagaatgaCGTATTAATTCTTTATCACAGGCCaagcttattaattaaaaaatatatgtatcattCATTGTATCTTTTCACGTCGTTTACAAGTAAGCTGGTATGTCGACGTGATATCAGCCGTTCGACACGTGAAGCTCACACACATCAAAACTACACAGCGTGCATGTGTGCCTCATTACTCATTAATACACACCGTTATAACACTATTGGCATTCAGCATGTGTGGGAGATTTATAGATGCACACAAGTATGCTTACATGCGGGGACGAATActgaaaatttacattaaattgctTTGTTGCTAGCGTGATCTGATGAAAGCCAACAACAGAATTGTGCAAATCGTGTCAAATAATCTTATCGTTGGACGTGAAAATGTGTATCTTGGTAATGTTTAATTGACGTTTATGACATGTTTTTGAAAAGTAAATtagttttacaataattaaattcattgttCACCAACTCGACATTGAGATTACGTACTTATATCTTACAGGTGCACTCATACTTAGTCACGTGACTACATATACATCATAATCCTAATTATAGATTTACTTGTATGTGTTAATTTTGTagaactattaaatattcagacaaaaataataaagttagcGTCATTAACTAATGAAAAGTCCTCAGTTGCGCagcttttttgttataaattttgttataaaataggtGTTATTGAGTTAAAGTTTTTACATCTAGTGTAAAACGATTAATCATAGAcacttaaacttttataaccACATTTGTAAGAAAGTATTCTTATAAAGtcttataaacataatgataaaataaaaagacttATTTCGTATGAGCTGTGGAGTGTATATCCCAAATCAATAAGTACatacgtaattataaaattgattttgaaaattttgagtTGGGAAAGAAGTGAATGCTATATCAAGTTTTcttattatgtgtttattaaatgaaaaacatgaTAGTGCGAACACCTTGACCCACTGACATTAAGTGATACGCGCGTGTTGgtgtagttttaaaagaataataataataaatgttcaataaTGAAGCGGGTGAACTGTTATCTAGATGTATTTAGATGTTCCACAGTGACGTATGAACACACCCACAGCGATAACCGAATGCTTGTACCTACTGTAAACATACTGTAAGTCAAGCACACTACACGCtgtgaataaatatgattCTATTTTCTAATGCGTTGAATAACGTCACCCCTTGTTGATGTttagataattaaatgataaatatcttcgggtaaattaatgtaaatttcatgaatttgACGTTGAGGAACAACTGAGCGAAGGTGATTCGGTTTTTATCTTGTTTGTAGGTTTGTAGTATTATAACGCACTTATGATTGTTTGGAAAAgtagatttttctttattggattattggataaaataaaactgtttttatagGTTATATCTGgtcgtttattaaaaatattcggcgtcgtttatattaaattaatttgagcGAGTTTTATAATACCTTTAAAGTATATGTTCCACTAAAGTAAAATCGATATATTcttatactaatttaatagtgcgttaaaaatataaatttgatttgatagaaaaagaaatcacaaaaacatttctaaacgttcctttgaaataataaaacccaTTACATTTCCCATTAATTCTGTTTTTGAATTCTTCTTCAAGCAATTTCAAGAAAATTTTGTGTCTGAGAATAATACATACGCATGTGAGTGTGCCGCCCTGTCTACCTGTATTAAAgattacactaatataatgTTGTAGAAGTTAGTGAGTAAGTatctttgatttatttgaaagctgcacGTAGATCGAGAAGCCGCATGTGTAGTTTATGTTTGTGGAAGTAGTTAGATTGTGGATGTTGTCATTAAGgagagaaaaagaaaatatgtctATATTTCTctgaataaaactaaacactgcaaacataattttttgtagtGATTCAAatgtgattaatatttattttcatgcaatggctacattattatatttctactcATATTTAAtgacttaatataaaattatttcgccCAAAAAATTTGATCGCCTACGCAATTTGGCTGTCGTGCTTTAGTTAGATGatcttttacaaataattcttagtatatataggtataataaatgAGACAACAGCTACAAaggttgtttaattaataaatgtattaaacaaCTGTTCCCAACAAATATGCAACCGGTCGATATAaactaagaaaatatttaaatgtgatcTGTGTAATTGTAacttacctatataatataacataatgaatacataattctaattttaaaatagctatTTCGACTtcacaattattatgatatagttAGGATAAAATCAAGATGTTTAACCGAATAGAAAGGTTCAATAGCAAATCCGTGAATGGGGTCGCTAAAGTTATCAGATATAACTCTTGCTTATTTTCTCTCCCTCATTAAAAAGATAACGTTTTGTTATTGGTTATAGATAACCGCCTGAATCATAGTCCCTTCTTTGAACAACTCTATGATCCTATTAGATCctactaaactaatattataaatgcgaaagtttgtaaggatgtgtgtgcgtttgttgttatttcacaaaaacctactgaaccaattgcaattaaatttggtaagtagatagctggataactggaattacatatagataactttttatcccgattttctacgtgatacggacttacgcgggtgaaaccgcgaagcgcagctagtttaatataagcGAAAGATAAGattcttcatttaaaatattctcgAATGAATTGGTAAGTTTAATCTCAACAGCTTAGTTAAAATTCAGTGAAAGGAAAACATGAATAGGTAGAAATTTCATCCATGTTTCTCTTAAACGTattgaaatgattaattatgatctttatataaatcggGTTTCTAGAAGgtgttttctttttcctttGAGTCGGAAAGTTAACAATCTTTTCCAAATACAGCGAAACTCTAAGTCACTAAAGATTCAgtgataaataacattaacttcatattaatatagagTGCAATTGAtatcagataaataatatgtaattgaaggcatttattaatttatttaaaactatagataatatatagtaaGTGTTTATGAACGATTATATACTCATAAGAGTGTAACAAGTTTAtacttcaatttttttttataaaaaattgtgctTTTTTCCGACATCGACTTGTGTTTATTAATGATATGAATAGtactaattatttacattagttttttttcgagtatgtaattttttttgctagatataattttttatatttttcgtaaCTTTTGTTCCAATGTGTACACTGTATGGTAATTTCATTGTCATTAATCTATACAAAACTTCAGTAGCTAGAATTTcatgaattaatatattggtATCCCTCCGAAGTGAAtggttaaattataagaaaatatttatagatgggatctttttttttgaacAGTCTCATCAGCGTTATTTGAGGCACTACAAGCGCGAGTTTACCTTGCAGTTGTCCAAAATTAACaacataaacttaaaaaaatagcattGGCAACAGAAATCAgtcaatattataacataaatattagctGACCTAAAATTCTTATCTCCCAGCTCCCATACCAAAAGGGGAATCTAGAATGTCCTTCTAATTTGAtgtcaattaaaatgtgaCATATACCAACTCCATACATAGATATAGGTAAAtgaaaccaaaaaataaacaatcaaaaatatttttattctcctAAAAGTATTCTAATGTTAGATTccctttattaaaataaccgaGATTGCACAACAGATGAAAATGGCACGCAATAAGTAAGGCACTAGGAATGTTTAACATCACATTGgcatatattcatttattattaattatagtattcatattaattcGTTCAGTTTTAGGCTACTCTAAGAAATTGCAAGGCATTTCAAATCCAGTAgagtagaaaaatattaaatataaaaatacacctaGATTTAATTCTTtcccattttttataataccgACTTTCgttagtatgtatttattaattatgaagatttatatacgtatataccTAAAATCGCATTGTAAGGCTTTCTGTTCGCAtacttctatttatatataaattattatttaaataaaaaaacatatatcatGATGCACATCTTAGCTAATattgaatgttaaaaaaaatcgtaattttaacaaagaatTCTAACAATACTATCTTTTTTACCAGCTGTAAATACTTTACAGGCAATTTAAGTAGGTATTAATCACCTTGCCGTTTTTTGTCTATACATTTTTggcatacatatataaaattagaaataatactATGCTATTTCCATTTTTTCACTTACAACTAATGGTCTCGAAAATCCAGctacactaatgttatatagtttgttctattcatattttaagtaatcaaacattataaaaatctgtagatttgaataatattttaaaatcgttcTTTTCTTTGAGCACACCTATGCATGATGACAAACAAGACATGAATGTGAAAGACGCCAATGATGCTATGATTATAGATATTCGAACATTTGAGAAATTGTTTTCATAGGTGCACTTATAGAATTAGTGAGTAAATAAGAGAATTTGAGCCGATTGTTGTTAGGCTCATTTAAATGCGGAATgcttatcaataaatatacaggACGGAAGCATTAAGTACATCAAATAAGCAATTGACGttgtaatacataaaattttcataaattaattcgtACTCTCGCGACATCACCGTCTCTTTTCTCATACACAACTTTTTCACTACTGTATAACTTTTCCTGTATTGCAGCAAAAGACTGCCCTTTAGTTTCGGGaagtaatattagtataaaaataacgcCACCGACGGACAGTAAGGCAAAACACCAAAACGCTACGTAATTACCCAAATTGTCGGCAATTACTTGATATAACTTTGTAACAGCAAATGTCATAATTGCCACGCATATCTGAATAATACATGTCGCTTTTGATTTGATGTTAGTGGGAAATATTTCCGACGTAATAGCGAAAGGTACCGTGGCTAAACCTATTGTATaagagaatataaatattggtaTCACAACGATAGGAATAAACCTTAAACTAACGATATATTCACTATTCTCATGTTTCATAAAGAAATACGcgcctataataatatttgctatACCGACTCCACACGAAGACACCAATAGCAGTGGTTTCCTCCCTAACCTGTCCACTAATTGGGATGACACCGCAGATGTCAGGAGCTGAACGGAACCAAATAGTATGCATGACTCTTGTGGACCCAAGCCACCTTCGGCTGCTCCAAATATTTGTTCCGCATAAGATATTATGGCTGTACTTCCACAAAACTGCtgagtaaaatatattcctaataatataatcaatccTTTTTTGTTTCCACCGACGGTGACAAGATCCTTCCACCGGCTCTTCTCCTTCATGTTTTCGTTTACGAGATGAGTCATGCTTTCGAGTTCTTCCAACATATAGTCTCGacctcttaatttttttaatgatttttcagCCAGGTTGTTCTGCCCGGATTTGAGGTAATAGTAGGGAGACTCGGGCATCGCACTAAATGTCACCACGAATAGAATAGGTATTGCTATATTAAAACTTGCCAGTCCCAGCATCGACACGTATGGTCCAATGCAGTATTGCGACAGGATTCCAAACTGAAACACAAagcgttttaataaaatatctggCATTAAGTTTTCTTCTTGTATTATATGATTCCGTAGTTAATTTGTGCGTACggctaaataaaaacattattactgtttactacatatttaattaaaactatcttagaataatacgataatatgataatgagCGTCAACCGCAATAATGATAGCGGATTCCTGTTTTTTTTACCGATATTAAACTACATTCATtacatgataaaaaaattaccttgGACATAACTGTGATAAGAGTTGCCATAGCACCCCTCACTTCATTGGAAGCGATTTCTCCAAGGTACATAGGCGCTGCGGTGTAGGCGATGCCGTAGCCGAGCCCTGATATGAGGCGAGCGGCGTATATTGTGGGCACATTGTTTGCAAGCATCACGAGGATCCACCCCATTATGTACGGTATCGAAGCAAGCAGGAGTGTTCTTTTTGTACCTATCCTGTCGGCCAAGTACGACGCAGGGATTGGACTGACAGCTgaaacattacaattttatgttaatattctaTTTCGTATTAATTTCATGTGTTTTCTAAAGTacataatttaagtttttccAAAATCCATAAATTAAGTTTCAATAGATTTGTAAATAAGTGTATtgtgttgaatattaattcattgtaAGACCTTCGTTTTAAACAggacttaattattttttgaatatacatGTTCCTggagtaatttaaattaatgatactatatcatatataactccttcatattacatataactCCTTCAGAGAATAGTATTGAATAAACGTATAAAGATAAACATTAAATGCGTTGTGCAGTTTCGATTATttcatatctattttttatatacacgtAGCTTTACTCGTGTTACATTGTAAGGAAaacgtataaattatttttttcacacgAGGTAACTGGTTTCCCTGGTTGATTTTAGATGATAATTGAATTTGACAACTGATATTTCTAGTTTGAAGCGCATTCTAAAATAAGATGATGATCAGAGTTCATGGTGATTCTTTTGTACATGTGAACTATAATGGGATTACATGCAAACATTCGTAATTGCATACAATTACATTAATGCGTCGTACAAAGTGGAATAATATCGAACAGagtactaaaaaaataaagtctgcagattttttttacattgtgatgttgaaaaataaacatgcttACTCGTATAACCAGTTTGTGGTTAGAATAAATCACAATTAGGTACACAGggatattgtaaattatataacaaaatctatatatctacCTACTATATATATCTTAACGACGTCATTCGGTGTGAATggacaaattttaatgaagtgACTCGACGGAGAATGTCAAACATTTTATCTCTAATCTCTATATATTAGGACTCGAAAATTCGGTTGTGAACGAATAACTCAAGActgttttttaacattatatctttaaattggTACGAGTGTAGTGCAGGATAAGTGGTAAGGACTTCAGCCTTCCATCAAAATCTGATATTCGAGAATTGACGATTGTGCAAGAAATCGATAAAATTCCGGATTTTTCTACACAATAACCACAACACCCTtactcgaaacggtgaagaaaaatgtcttgaggaaaccggcatgtacaaaaatcaaaagttcgataaCACGAGACATCTGACCTGCATGCACCTGGTCAGCGTGtgggattatggcctgaaccctcaaaTTGATACTTATATAGATAAGCATACAAAAGACCCTATTGAATTTTACTACCAATACAAAATCTGTTCTAGATAGATCCGACTacacttaattttttgtcACCGTCGGTGTATATTTTGTCAcaagtaatatttttgatgCATACAGAACGACAATGTGAATTTATTCCCACTTGTCATGCATACTTGCAAAATTTGTAAGTTGCTCGTCATTGTAATCGTAATTGTTCTTACACTTA harbors:
- the LOC119829653 gene encoding facilitated trehalose transporter Tret1-like; this encodes MIISRKWREYVTALSATLITAAAGTTVGWTSPTLPKLLAKNSPIETSPDQSSWIASLMILASAVSPIPASYLADRIGTKRTLLLASIPYIMGWILVMLANNVPTIYAARLISGLGYGIAYTAAPMYLGEIASNEVRGAMATLITVMSKFGILSQYCIGPYVSMLGLASFNIAIPILFVVTFSAMPESPYYYLKSGQNNLAEKSLKKLRGRDYMLEELESMTHLVNENMKEKSRWKDLVTVGGNKKGLIILLGIYFTQQFCGSTAIISYAEQIFGAAEGGLGPQESCILFGSVQLLTSAVSSQLVDRLGRKPLLLVSSCGVGIANIIIGAYFFMKHENSEYIVSLRFIPIVVIPIFIFSYTIGLATVPFAITSEIFPTNIKSKATCIIQICVAIMTFAVTKLYQVIADNLGNYVAFWCFALLSVGGVIFILILLPETKGQSFAAIQEKLYSSEKVVYEKRDGDVARVRINL